Proteins found in one Triticum aestivum cultivar Chinese Spring chromosome 4D, IWGSC CS RefSeq v2.1, whole genome shotgun sequence genomic segment:
- the LOC123100751 gene encoding peroxidase 2, translated as MASSSLSVVLLLVCLAAAASAQLSPTFYDASCPGALATIKSGVAAAVSSDPRMAASLLRLHFHDCFVQGCDASVLLAGNERNAFGNVGSLRGFDVIDKIKATVEQACKRTVSCADILAVAARDSVVAVGGPSWTVSLGRRDSDTASEALANRDLPAPSLGVTDLITRFAAKGLNHTDMVALSGAHTIGRAQCKNFRTRLYSEENIDPAFATSRMATCPQLTGSGDNNLAPLDDTTPDSFDNAYFVNLKLNKGLLHSDQVLYTLAGGATEDIIDGFASNQDAFNNAFAAAMVKMGNISPLIFPQGLVRRTCSRAN; from the exons ATGGCGTCTTCATCTCTATCAGTGGTGCTGCTCCTTGTGTGCCTGGCCGCGGCGGCGTCGGCGCAGCTGTCCCCGACGTTCTACGACGCGTCGTGCCCCGGGGCGCTGGCCACCATCAAGAGCGGCGTGGCGGCCGCCGTGAGCAGCGACCCCCGCATGGCCGCGTCGCTGCTCCGTCTgcacttccacgactgcttcgtccaA GGCTGCGACGCGTCCGTTCTGCTGGCTGGCAACGAGCGGAACGCGTTCGGGAACGTGGGATCGCTGCGAGGCTTCGACGTCATCGACAAAATCAAGGCGACTGTGGAGCAGGCGTGCAAGCGcaccgtctcctgcgccgacatcctcgccgtcgccgctcgcGATTCCGTCGTCGCG GTAGGAGGCCCGTCATGGACGGTCTCTCTGGGGAGGAGAGACTCCGACACGGCTAGCGAGGCACTGGCCAACCGTGACCTTCCTGCCCCATCACTCGGCGTCACCGACCTCATCACCCGCTTCGCCGCCAAGGGGCTCAACCACACCGATATGGTCGCCCTCTCCGGTGCGCACACCATCGGGCGGGCGCAGTGCAAGAACTTCAGGACCAGGCTCTACAGCGAGGAGAACATTGACCCGGCCTTCGCGACGTCGCGCATGGCCACCTGCCCTCAGCTAACCGGCTCTGGCGACAACAACCTGGCCCCATTGGACGATACGACCCCGGACTCCTTCGACAACGCCTACTTCGTCAACCTCAAGCTCAACAAGGGGCTCCTACACTCCGACCAGGTGCTCTACACCCTTGCCGGTGGTGCCACCGAAGACATCATTGATGGCTTCGCGTCTAACCAGGATGCGTTCAACAACGCCTTTGCCGCAGCCATGGTGAAGATGGGGAACATCAGCCCCTTGATTTTCCCACAGGGTCTGGTCAGGCGCACCTGCTCTAGGGCGAACTAA